CGATGAGAGTCCCATGTGCCTCTTCATCGGCGAAGCACAAGTGAGCGCAAGCCACGCCACCCTGCCTTCGGTGCCTGATGGCTACGAAGTGGCCTACGCGCTTACCGAAGGCGCCGGGCTCACCATTGTTGCGCTCAATGGCGGTCCTGTGTTCACCGTGAGCCAAGCGGGCAACTACACGATCCACACCTTGGTTTACGACCCGAGCACCATCGATCCCGGCGTGATCGAGCTGGGTGTCACCACCGGCTTCGACATCAACGCGCTGCTCGTGCAGGGCGGTGGCATCATCTGCGGCGCACTCGATGTTGCAGGCGCTCCTGTGGTAGTGGAGGATTGCAGCCCGTCGAACGACAACTGCATCAGCGCGGCCCCCTTGGCGATCAATGCCGTTGATGATTGCCCGGCCAATGCTGTCGCTGGCAACAACTTCTATTCGAACATAGACGGTGGCGTGCCTAGCTGCGATGAGGAGGGCAGCTACCTCTTCGATGTGTGGTACACCTTCAACGCCGGTGAGAATACGGAGGTCACCCTCACCTTCGATTCCGGCACCATGGAAGATCACGCCATCGCCATCTACGATGCCTGCGGCGGCAACGAGCTCGACTGCTACATCACGCCCGAGGATCCCATCACCATCACCACTTCGCCCTTCACGGATTACGTGGTGCAGGTGTACAGCAACCTGTACTACGGCAATGGCGGTGCATTCAGCATCTGCCTCACGGGCGATGTGCCCACAGTGGTTTGCGAAGGTGGCACGGTGCAGACCAGCAACGGCTTCTTCAGCGTGGATGTGTGCCAGGATATCAACTCCGATGTGATCGACTTCCTCACCACCAGCACCAGCGGCGAGGAGTACACCTTCGTGCTCACCGATGACAATGACGTGATCATTGCAGTGCTCGTGGGCGGATCGCTCGACTTCAACAGCGCGCCGATCGGGCTGTACCGTGTATGGGGCATCAGCCACAATGGCGATCTCGTGGGTGCAGAGCCCGGCGAGTTGGCCACGGAGATCACTTCCACCGGCACCTGCCTCTCATTCAGCAACAACTACGTGCTCGTGAACGTGGACCTCTGCGATGGTGTTGGCCAGCTCGGAGCCAGCGTGTGG
The sequence above is drawn from the Flavobacteriales bacterium genome and encodes:
- a CDS encoding T9SS type A sorting domain-containing protein yields the protein MLQYIQANEICASLDVAGAPITVEDCTCDADAGTITADQDTYCLDAGGTVIIVATPNGDEVVPDGFEVVYVLTQGAGLVIIDADVAPFFQLDQTGEYTIHTLVYDPSTLDLGIVELGVTTGFDVLQYVTDNGICASLDAAGAAITVENCIVCDADAGTLTIDESPMCLFIGEAQVSASHATLPSVPDGYEVAYALTEGAGLTIVALNGGPVFTVSQAGNYTIHTLVYDPSTIDPGVIELGVTTGFDINALLVQGGGIICGALDVAGAPVVVEDCSPSNDNCISAAPLAINAVDDCPANAVAGNNFYSNIDGGVPSCDEEGSYLFDVWYTFNAGENTEVTLTFDSGTMEDHAIAIYDACGGNELDCYITPEDPITITTSPFTDYVVQVYSNLYYGNGGAFSICLTGDVPTVVCEGGTVQTSNGFFSVDVCQDINSDVIDFLTTSTSGEEYTFVLTDDNDVIIAVLVGGSLDFNSAPIGLYRVWGISHNGDLVGAEPGELATEITSTGTCLSFSNNYVLVNVDLCDGVGQLGASVWNLFPNPGNGEFSVVGQVDGLVQVSVLDLGGRIAHDERVTLVKGQPHVFGLAGKLAAGTYTVRLTSESQAATLRMVVR